A stretch of Electrophorus electricus isolate fEleEle1 chromosome 3, fEleEle1.pri, whole genome shotgun sequence DNA encodes these proteins:
- the gpr61l gene encoding probable G-protein coupled receptor: protein MEKTKSGLILGLLTNHTTLNDTSSQWRPTKPTPPSLEELIHSESQIKDLIGLFCMVTLNLAALLGNTGVMVAIARAPHMKRYAFVCHLCAVDLLCAILLMPLGIVSSSPFFSTVVFTVLECQVYIFLNVFLVCASILTVTAISIERYYYIVHPMRYEVKMTIHLAVGVMVFIWVKSILLALVTLLGWPAYGNQSSIAAAHCSLHWSHSRLRKSFAVLFCMVCFLVPAVVIFTVYCNVYKVARTAALQHTPMPTWAIAQAKCRSDSINSQTTIITTTRSLPQRLSPERVFGGGKAALTLVVIVGQFLLCWLPYFSFHLHMSITAPLQSPGDIEEAVTWLAYSSFAVNPFFYGLLNRQIREELIKLRRCCAPSQPMELGASSHEGSIQENFLQFLQRTNSTIETTRSSCANSSPRNTLDHGVRIPGEIPEE from the coding sequence ATGGAGAAAACCAAATCGGGTCTAATTCTTGGTCTACTGACCAATCACACCACTCTAAATGACACATCTAGCCAGTGGAGGCCCACCAAGCCTACCCCACCGAGTTTGGAAGAATTAATTCACTCCGAGTCTCAGATTAAAGATCTGATAGGGTTATTCTGCATGGTGACCCTTAACCTTGCCGCTCTGCTTGGCAACACTGGAGTTATGGTGGCCATTGCCCGAGCCCCTCATATGAAGagatatgcatttgtgtgtcatCTTTGTGCAGTGGATTTGCTCTGTGCCATATTACTGATGCCCCTTGGAATAGTATCCAGTTCCCCATTCTTTAGCACTGTAGTGTTTACAGTCCTGGAGTGTCAGGTCTACATCTTTCTTAATGTTTTTCTGGTCTGTGCCTCTATTCTCACAGTGACTGCTATTAGCATAGAGCGCTACTATTACATAGTTCATCCTATGCGTTATGAGGTTAAGATGACTATTCACTTGGCGGTTGGGGTCATGGTATTCATCTGGGTGAAGTCCATCCTTTTAGCTCTTGTCACTTTGCTTGGCTGGCCAGCATATGGGAACCAAAGCTCCATTGCAGCTGCCCATTGTTCTCTGCACTGGAGCCATAGTCGTCTTAGGAAATCTTTTGCAGTACTCTTCTGCATGGTTTGCTTTCTGGTTCCTGCGGTTGTGATCTTCACTGTGTACTGTAATGTCTACAAGGTCGCACGAACGGCTGCCCTCCAGCACACTCCAATGCCCACATGGGCCATTGCTCAAGCAAAGTGCCGCTCAGATTCCATCAATAGCCAGACAACCATCATCACCACTACCCGCAGTCTGCCTCAGAGACTGTCCCCAGAGAGGGTGTTTGGGGGTGGAAAAGCTGCCCTTACTCTTGTGGTCATTGTAGGACAGTTCCTGCTGTGCTGGCTCCCATACTTCAGCTTCCACCTCCACATGTCTATCACTGCCCCGCTCCAGAGTCCGGGAGACATAGAGGAGGCTGTTACATGGCTGGCATATTCCTCATTTGCAGTGAACCCATTCTTCTACGGCCTACTCAACAGGCAGATCCGTGAGGAACTCATCAAGCTGAGGAGGTGCTGTGCTCCCAGCCAGCCCATGGAACTTGGAGCCTCAAGCCATGAAGGATCCATCCAGGAGAACTTTCTGCAGTTCCTGCAGCGGACAAACAGCACAATTGAGACCACCAGGTCCAGCTGTGCAAACTCCAGCCCTAGAAATACCTTAGACCATGGGGTTAGGATACCTGGGGAGATACCTGAGGAGTGA
- the cav3 gene encoding caveolin-3 yields the protein MADQYNINEEKILKDRHAKEIDLINRDPKQINEDVVKVEFEDVIAEPDGTHSLDGVWKASYTMFTVSKYWCYRVLSAIFGIPVALLWGFCFACISFCHIWAVMPCIKSYLIETQCLSRIYSLCIHTFCDPLFEALGKVFSSIRVALRKEV from the exons ATGGCAGACCAGTACAACATCAATGAGGAGAAGATCCTGAAGGACAGACACGCCAAAGAGATTGACCTGATCAACAGGGACCCCAAACAGATCAATGAAGATGTTGTAAAG GTGGAATTTGAGGACGTGATCGCTGAACCTGATGGCACACATAGTCTGGACGGAGTGTGGAAAGCAAGCTACACCATGTTCACTGTCTCTAAGTACTGGTGCTATCGCGTGCTATCAGCCATTTTTGGTATCCCAGTGGCGTTGCTGTGGGGATTCTGCTTTGCCTGCATCTCCTTCTGCCACATCTGGGCTGTGATGCCCTGCATCAAGAGCTACCTGATTGAGACTCAGTGTTTAAGTCGAATCTACTCACTCTGCATTCATACGTTCTGTGACCCATTGTTTGAGGCATTGGGAAAGGTCTTCAGCAGCATACGAGTTGCACTTCGCAAAGAGGTGTAA
- the LOC113569401 gene encoding caveolin-2-like, with protein MEEELEEQPGEDSPHHGMTCLNKHRDPKGINKHLKVSFEEVIAEPASVHSFDRVWLWSHVHFEVSRLWFYRLFSLLLAVPVALGKGLLFALLSYLHIWLIMPSVQLLLINMHWMRVAWSSVLDLLIAPFFSSLG; from the exons ATGGAGGAGGAATTAGAGGAGCAGCCAGGAGAAGATTCTCCTCACCATGGCATGACATGTCTCAACAAGCACAGGGATCCCAAGGGAATCAATAAGCACCTTAAG GTGAGCTTCGAGGAGGTGATTGCGGAGCCGGCGTCTGTGCACAGCTTCGACAGGGTTTGGCTCTGGAGCCATGTGCACTTCGAGGTGAGCAGGCTCTGGTTCTACCGGCTCTTCTCCCTGCTGCTGGCTGTCCCTGTTGCACTGGGGAAAGGCCTGCTCTTCGCCCTTCTCAGCTACCTGCACATCT ggctGATAATGCCCAGTGTGCAGCTGCTCCTGATAAACATGCACTGGATGAGGGTGGCGTGGAGCAGTGTGCTGGACCTGCTCATCGCTCCCTTCTTCAGCAGTCTGGGCTGA
- the parp3 gene encoding protein mono-ADP-ribosyltransferase PARP3 encodes MAPKRKAASATKARGKKVKEEPEAPVKDKFTSVKEALKATGSQNKAKRKPDSCCNLLDTEVYEDYDCMLNQTDIGNNNNKFFVIQILVSGGQYYCWTRWGRVGESGRNNLAGPSNVDAAIKNFEKKFKDKTKNNWTDRENFVSHSGKYTLIEVDGDQEAELKVDAVDGGTLVMKKNVLPCKLDDPTQRLIKFIFNNDMFKEAMENMNLDIKKMPLGKLSKQQIAKGFEALEKLEEAIKNKSKECKLAKLTSNFFTIIPHNFGRNRPPVINTDSILQSKKEMLLVLADIEIAQSLKAESEKAKEEMVETVPHPIDQDYESLKCSLNLLDKKSKEFKIIEKYLSATGEGLTIVDVWKVDRDKEAEHFSENDALENRKLLWHGTNVAVVAAILKSGLRIMPHSGGRVGRGIYFASENVKSAGYVHPSNGIGIMFLNEVALGKEYPIVSDDSSLRKAPDGYHSVVARGRQEPDPTKDVFIQLGGKKVAVPQGKAINQAQYEHSYFFNSEYLIYKESQCRIRYLLELHF; translated from the exons atgGCACCTAAGAGAAAAGCAGCATCTGCCACAAAAGCACGAGGGAAGAAGGTTAAAGAGGAGCCTGAAGCCCCAGTAAAAGATAAATTCACCTCTGTTAAAGAAGCTCTGAAAGCTACAGGATCACAGAATAAAGCCAAGAGGAAACCCGACAGCTGTTGTAACCTGTTAGATACTGAG GTCTATGAAGATTATGATTGTATGCTGAATCAAACAGACATTggaaataacaacaacaaattcTTTGTAATTCAAATCTTAGTAAGTGGAGGACAGTATTATTGTTGGACAAGATGGGGCAGAGTG GGAGAGTCAGGACGGAATAACTTAGCTGGGCCTTCAAATGTTGATGCAGCCATTAAAAATTTTGAGAAAAAATtcaaagacaagacaaaaaataaCTGGACTGATCGGGAAAACTTCGTTTCACATTCAGGGAAGTATACTCTGATTGAAGTGGATGGGGACCAGGAGGCTGAATTGAAG GTTGATGCAGTAGATGGTGGAACTCTGGTGATGAAAAAGAACGTTCTGCCTTGCAAACTGGATGACCCCACTCAAAGACTCATTAAGTTCATCTTCAACAATGACATGTTCAAAGAGGCCATGGAGAACATGAACCTGG ACATTAAGAAGATGCCCCTGGGGAAGCTCAGTAAGCAGCAGATTGCTAAAGGCTTTGAGGCACTCGAGAAACTCGAGGAGGCGataaagaataaaagtaaaGAATGTAAGCTGGCAAAGCTCACTTCGAATTTCTTCACCATTATTCCACATAACTTTGGCCGGAACAGACCTCCTGTCATCAATACCGATTCCATCCttcagagcaagaaagagaTGCTTCTG GTGTTGGCAGATATAGAGATAGCCCAAAGCCTCAAAGCTGAGTCAGAAAAGGCCAAGGAGGAGATGGTAGAGACTGTACCTCATCCTATAGACCAGGACTACGAATCTCTAAAATGTAGCCTCAACTTGCTGGATAAGAAATCCAAGGAATTTAAG attATTGAAAAGTACTTGAGTGCTACTGGTGAGGGACTTACCATAGTAGATGTGTGGAAAGTAGACAGAGATAAAGAG GCCGAACACTTCAGTGAGAACGATGCTTTAGAGAACCGGAAGCTGCTTTGGCATGGTACTAATGTGGCAGTGGTGGCGGCCATTCTGAAGAGTGGCCTTCGCATCATGCCACACTCGGGTGGTCGTGTAGGCCGGGGCATCTACTTTGCCTCAGAGAATGTCAAATCTGCTGGTTATG TGCATCCATCAAATGGCATTGGGATTATGTTTCTGAACGAAGTTGCTCTGGGAAAGGAATACCCTATCGTTTCTGATGATTCCAGTTTGAGGAAGGCGCCTGATGGTTATCACAGTGTTGTAGCACGGGGCAGACAGGAACCAG ATCCCACAAAAGATGTCTTCATTCAGTTAGGTGGGAAGAAGGTGGCAGTGCCGCAAGGCAAAGCCATAAACCAAGCTCAGTATGAGCACAGCTATTTCTTCAACAGTGAGTATCTCATTTACAAGGAGAGCCAGTGTCGTATACGCTATCTCCTGGAGCTCCACTTCTAG